One window of Deltaproteobacteria bacterium genomic DNA carries:
- a CDS encoding UDP-glucose/GDP-mannose dehydrogenase family protein: MNVAIVGTGYVGLVTGVCLAERGNEVHCVDTNPEVVEKLSGGQVTIFEPGLDEIYLRNLKKNRIAFSGDLEKAVVPAEIVFLCLPTPPGEDGSADLRYILQVAGDLGKIFARNPGAGYKVIVDKSTVPVGTSEKVQAAIRANAGPSFDFDVVSNPEFLREGFAVEDFLRPERVVIGCASERAIVALKDLYEPFLQPGSKVIVMDEKSAEVTKYAANAFLALKISYMNDLANFCDAVGADIDRIREGIGSDSRIGHKFLFPGLGYGGSCLPKDVKALLRSANDAGAPLTVLTAVETINQEQRKRFFRKMERHFGGELSGKRVAVWGIAFKPNTDDTREAPVFHILDELLKANASVVAYDPEAMAGARARYGDRIAYAESSYGALQGADALVIATEWNEFRKPDFGLMKTLMRNAVIFDGRNIYEPRKMRERGFLYHSIGRKAHEAHARV; this comes from the coding sequence CGTGGGGTTGGTGACCGGCGTGTGCCTGGCCGAGCGCGGCAACGAGGTGCACTGCGTGGATACGAACCCGGAGGTCGTCGAGAAGCTTAGCGGGGGGCAGGTCACCATCTTCGAGCCGGGGCTCGACGAGATCTACCTGCGCAACCTGAAGAAGAACCGGATCGCGTTCTCCGGCGACCTCGAGAAGGCCGTGGTCCCGGCCGAGATCGTCTTCCTGTGCCTGCCGACCCCTCCGGGCGAGGACGGCTCCGCCGACCTCCGATACATCCTCCAGGTGGCGGGGGACCTGGGGAAGATCTTCGCCCGCAATCCGGGCGCCGGATACAAGGTGATCGTGGACAAATCCACCGTGCCGGTCGGGACCAGCGAAAAGGTGCAGGCGGCCATCCGGGCGAACGCGGGGCCTTCGTTCGACTTCGACGTGGTGTCGAACCCCGAGTTCCTGCGCGAGGGGTTCGCGGTCGAGGATTTCCTGCGGCCGGAGCGCGTGGTGATCGGGTGCGCGAGCGAGCGGGCGATCGTCGCCCTCAAGGACCTGTACGAGCCGTTCCTCCAGCCGGGGAGCAAGGTGATCGTGATGGACGAAAAGAGCGCCGAGGTGACCAAGTACGCGGCGAACGCCTTCCTGGCGCTGAAGATCTCCTACATGAACGACCTGGCGAACTTCTGCGACGCGGTGGGGGCCGACATCGACAGGATCCGCGAGGGGATCGGGTCGGACTCGCGCATCGGGCACAAGTTCCTCTTCCCGGGCCTCGGGTACGGCGGGTCGTGCCTGCCCAAGGACGTGAAGGCGCTGCTTCGGAGCGCAAACGACGCGGGGGCCCCGCTGACGGTGCTGACCGCGGTGGAGACCATCAACCAGGAGCAGCGGAAGCGGTTCTTCCGGAAGATGGAGCGTCATTTCGGAGGGGAGCTCTCGGGCAAGCGCGTGGCGGTCTGGGGGATCGCGTTCAAGCCGAACACCGACGACACGCGGGAGGCGCCGGTCTTCCATATCCTCGACGAGCTGTTGAAAGCGAACGCGTCGGTCGTCGCGTACGACCCGGAGGCGATGGCGGGGGCGCGGGCCCGGTACGGCGACCGGATCGCGTACGCCGAGTCATCGTACGGCGCGCTGCAGGGGGCCGACGCGCTGGTGATCGCCACCGAGTGGAACGAGTTCCGCAAGCCGGACTTCGGCCTGATGAAGACGCTGATGCGGAACGCGGTGATCTTCGACGGCCGCAACATCTACGAACCGCGGAAGATGCGGGAACGCGGCTTCCTGTACCATTCGATCGGCCGGAAGGCCCACGAGGCCCACGCCCGGGTCTGA